AATCCGCACGCCTGCAGGCATCACCCGTTCTGGCGTTAACAGCACGCTTTCGCTGCCATCGTCCGTCTCAGCGCACAGCAGCATACATTCTGATGTTTCACCGCGCATTTTGGCCTTTTGCAGATTACACAGCACCACCACCGTTTTCCCCATCAGCTCCTCTTCGCTGTAATAAGGCACCAGGCTGGTCACGGTTTGCAGCG
This window of the Citrobacter freundii ATCC 8090 = MTCC 1658 = NBRC 12681 genome carries:
- a CDS encoding tRNA-binding protein; amino-acid sequence: MDTVAFADFARMEIRVGKIAQVKRHDNADKLYIVQVDVGERTLQTVTSLVPYYSEEELMGKTVVVLCNLQKAKMRGETSECMLLCAETDDGSESVLLTPERVMPAGVRIV